A stretch of Exiguobacterium sp. BMC-KP DNA encodes these proteins:
- a CDS encoding lipid II:glycine glycyltransferase FemX — translation MMSLSDERLIRDPREWDALVATYQLDCYYEYAYFELAKEPDEIPELFYYPTEFGTLIYPYLRRRVPGTLFEDITTPYGYGGPYFTGIWSLDQVREARERFEQYCNETGIVTETVRFHPLLHNQELGQYWCHQTNILQPTVTLELTDPFETIEGGFSQMTRRNIRKARREGVTIRLGRPEEYRDFARLYQMTMDKHHADARYYFDQIYFDYFAEGQIKNVLLLAEQDGHIIAGCIVLTGRQFAHYHLGASDPAYLSLRPNHLLFAEMIRWAKQAGFQALHLGGGTTRSDEDSLLAYKRSFGEANLTFFGLGTSILDATIYERLTRQFERQHPEVETGQWFPLYRTPIRHLSPRREETS, via the coding sequence ATGATGTCGCTAAGCGATGAACGGTTGATTCGGGATCCACGCGAATGGGATGCACTCGTTGCAACCTACCAGCTCGATTGTTACTACGAATATGCTTACTTCGAACTTGCAAAAGAGCCTGATGAGATTCCTGAACTCTTTTATTATCCGACAGAGTTCGGTACGTTGATCTATCCGTACTTGCGGCGACGGGTTCCAGGAACACTTTTTGAAGACATTACGACACCATACGGATACGGTGGTCCTTATTTCACAGGCATCTGGTCACTTGATCAAGTTCGCGAAGCGCGGGAGCGATTTGAACAGTACTGCAACGAAACAGGGATCGTCACTGAGACGGTTCGCTTTCATCCACTTTTGCACAATCAAGAGCTCGGACAATACTGGTGTCATCAAACGAATATTCTACAGCCGACCGTGACACTCGAACTGACCGATCCGTTCGAGACGATCGAAGGTGGATTTTCACAAATGACACGTCGCAACATCCGGAAGGCGCGGCGCGAAGGTGTCACGATTCGCCTTGGGCGTCCGGAAGAATATCGCGACTTCGCACGTCTCTATCAGATGACAATGGATAAACATCATGCCGATGCGCGGTATTACTTTGATCAGATCTACTTCGACTATTTCGCAGAAGGGCAGATCAAAAATGTCCTCTTGCTTGCCGAACAAGACGGACACATCATCGCTGGCTGTATCGTACTGACGGGTCGACAATTCGCGCATTATCATCTCGGTGCTTCGGATCCAGCATACTTGTCTCTTCGCCCGAATCATCTGTTATTCGCGGAGATGATTCGCTGGGCGAAACAAGCTGGTTTTCAAGCCCTCCATCTCGGTGGAGGAACGACACGATCCGACGAGGATAGCTTACTCGCCTACAAACGTTCTTTCGGTGAAGCGAATCTGACGTTCTTCGGACTCGGAACATCGATTCTTGATGCGACGATCTACGAACGACTTACGCGACAATTCGAACGACAACATCCAGAAGTCGAAACAGGTCAATGGTTTCCGCTCTACCGAACGCCAATCCGTCATCTGTCACCTCGAAGGGAGGAAACATCATGA
- a CDS encoding sugar transferase, translating into MKRTFDFTVSLIAILILIPVYVVVALFIYTKLGRPIFFNQVRPGYKGELFKIYKFRTMTNETDAEGQLLPDADRIPASLEWIRRLSLDEIPQFVNILRGQMSFVGPRPLLVSYLDHYTKEQMTRHDVLPGLTGWAQIHGRNATTWQQRLEQDQWYAAHHTFRIDLYILFKTFKMVISSEGNSTAHQTGMGEFKGLDGGVPHDVAKR; encoded by the coding sequence ATGAAACGCACATTTGACTTCACGGTTAGTCTCATTGCCATCCTCATCCTAATTCCTGTTTACGTCGTCGTCGCCTTATTCATCTATACGAAACTCGGACGACCGATCTTCTTCAACCAAGTCCGTCCTGGCTATAAGGGGGAGCTGTTCAAAATCTATAAGTTCCGCACGATGACGAACGAAACAGATGCCGAAGGACAACTCCTTCCCGATGCTGACCGGATTCCAGCATCGCTCGAGTGGATTCGTCGCTTGAGTCTCGATGAGATTCCACAGTTCGTCAATATCCTTCGTGGACAGATGAGTTTTGTCGGACCGCGTCCGTTACTTGTCAGCTACTTGGACCACTATACGAAGGAGCAGATGACACGCCACGACGTCTTACCTGGTCTAACTGGCTGGGCGCAAATTCACGGTCGGAACGCAACGACGTGGCAACAACGTCTCGAGCAAGATCAATGGTACGCCGCACATCATACATTCCGAATCGATCTTTATATCTTGTTCAAGACGTTCAAAATGGTCATCTCGTCAGAAGGGAACTCGACAGCTCACCAGACTGGCATGGGTGAGTTCAAGGGTCTCGACGGAGGTGTTCCCCATGATGTCGCTAAGCGATGA
- a CDS encoding glycosyltransferase family 4 protein has product MAPLKILQVCALDTTAETMLQPLLLALQNAGHDVGIACADTGASIKLAAKGFRMHDIPIERRIDWTSNWRTIREITRILKEDGYDAVHVHTPVAAALGRVAAKRAGTKHIVYTAHGFYFHEKMGRVTYQLTYSVEKWLARFATDYLLLQSEEDYQLAQRKRFKANTRLMHLGNGIDLTRFYPRPREAGAPFTFLFIGRIVEEKGILELLEAFEDVVYRHPEARLVIAGEMMASERDQTTKHLFLRRIREIPNVDYLGFVEDVPNLFQQVDAFVLPSHREGVPRSIIEAMASAKPVIATNIRGCREEVVEGKTGYLVEVRDIAKLAKRMNTLVEQPDRANEMGRNGFDRAMKHFNEADVIKRQLDLFSAM; this is encoded by the coding sequence ATGGCGCCTCTAAAAATTCTTCAAGTCTGTGCCCTTGATACGACGGCAGAGACGATGTTGCAGCCGCTCTTACTGGCTTTACAGAATGCTGGACACGACGTCGGCATCGCTTGTGCTGATACGGGAGCCTCAATCAAACTCGCAGCCAAAGGATTCCGAATGCACGACATCCCGATTGAGCGACGGATCGACTGGACGAGTAACTGGCGGACGATCCGAGAAATCACGCGCATCCTCAAAGAGGACGGATACGATGCCGTTCATGTTCACACACCAGTCGCTGCTGCCCTTGGACGGGTCGCAGCGAAGCGAGCAGGAACGAAGCACATCGTCTATACAGCACACGGCTTTTACTTCCACGAGAAGATGGGGCGGGTGACGTATCAACTGACGTATTCCGTCGAGAAGTGGCTGGCACGTTTCGCAACCGATTATTTACTCCTCCAAAGTGAAGAAGATTATCAGCTCGCTCAGCGGAAACGCTTCAAAGCGAATACCCGCTTGATGCACCTTGGAAATGGGATCGACTTAACGCGCTTTTATCCACGGCCGCGCGAAGCAGGCGCACCGTTTACCTTCTTATTCATTGGTCGGATCGTCGAAGAAAAGGGGATTCTCGAACTCCTCGAGGCGTTCGAAGATGTTGTCTACCGTCACCCGGAAGCGCGACTCGTCATCGCGGGTGAGATGATGGCAAGCGAACGGGATCAGACGACAAAACATCTCTTCTTACGGCGGATTCGCGAGATCCCGAACGTCGACTATCTTGGATTCGTCGAAGACGTACCGAACTTGTTCCAACAAGTCGATGCTTTCGTCTTACCGTCGCATCGCGAAGGGGTACCACGTTCGATCATCGAAGCAATGGCGAGTGCAAAACCCGTCATTGCAACAAACATCCGGGGCTGCCGCGAAGAGGTCGTTGAGGGGAAGACGGGTTACCTCGTCGAAGTCCGCGACATCGCGAAACTTGCCAAACGGATGAATACACTTGTCGAACAACCTGACCGTGCCAACGAGATGGGACGGAACGGATTTGACCGTGCTATGAAACATTTCAACGAAGCCGACGTCATCAAACGACAACTTGATCTCTTTTCAGCTATGTAA
- a CDS encoding nucleotide sugar dehydrogenase — MNKAVKHIVDTTAAQTGALPIANRSIAVVGLGYVGLPVAVAFGEKTDVVGFDIKEQRVQELQEGIDATLELSPFTLKNATVDYVSDPAALQASDFIIIAVPTPINAQNQPDLTPLLRASHLVGRQLNKGDIVVYESTVYPGATEEDCIPVLEEASGLRAGVDFFVGYSPERINPGDHEHTFKTIKKIVSAQDDQTLDIVAEVYEAVVEAGVHRASSIKVAEAAKIIENTQRDLNIALMNELAIIFDRMDIDTLEVLEAAGTKWNFLPFRPGLVGGHCIGVDPFYLTMKAESLGYHPEVILAGRRINDTMGRFIATALVKNLIKQNMPVLGARVTILGLSFKENVSDIRNSKVANLVREIEEFGIDVQVTDRLVEKSEAKREYGIDLLEMSELKPADVVIFAVSHEEYVEGGWNLAQHLLKVGRGIVVDIKGMLPRAEQPEGVHVWRL, encoded by the coding sequence ATGAACAAGGCAGTCAAACACATCGTAGATACGACAGCAGCCCAAACCGGTGCACTTCCCATTGCCAACCGTTCGATTGCCGTCGTCGGACTCGGATACGTCGGTCTTCCTGTCGCCGTCGCCTTTGGCGAAAAAACAGACGTCGTCGGCTTTGACATCAAGGAACAACGCGTTCAAGAACTACAAGAAGGGATCGACGCGACGCTTGAACTCAGTCCGTTCACACTGAAGAACGCAACCGTCGACTATGTCTCTGATCCAGCAGCGCTCCAAGCGAGCGACTTCATCATCATCGCCGTCCCGACACCGATCAATGCCCAGAATCAACCAGACTTAACGCCACTCTTACGGGCTTCACATCTCGTTGGTCGTCAACTCAATAAAGGCGACATCGTCGTCTATGAGTCGACAGTCTACCCAGGGGCGACAGAGGAAGATTGTATTCCGGTTCTTGAAGAAGCATCTGGATTACGTGCTGGCGTTGACTTCTTCGTCGGGTACTCACCAGAGCGCATCAACCCGGGTGACCATGAGCACACGTTTAAGACGATCAAAAAAATCGTCTCTGCCCAGGATGATCAGACGCTCGACATCGTTGCTGAAGTCTACGAAGCGGTCGTTGAAGCTGGTGTCCACCGGGCCTCGTCGATCAAGGTCGCGGAAGCGGCGAAAATCATCGAAAACACACAACGTGATCTTAACATCGCCTTGATGAACGAACTAGCAATCATCTTCGACCGGATGGACATCGATACACTCGAAGTTCTCGAAGCTGCCGGCACGAAGTGGAACTTCCTCCCGTTCCGTCCGGGTCTCGTCGGTGGGCATTGTATCGGCGTCGATCCATTCTATCTCACGATGAAAGCGGAGTCGCTCGGATACCACCCGGAAGTCATCCTCGCGGGTCGTCGGATCAACGATACGATGGGGCGCTTCATCGCAACAGCACTCGTTAAGAACTTGATTAAACAAAACATGCCGGTCCTCGGCGCTCGTGTCACGATCCTCGGTCTATCGTTCAAGGAAAATGTTAGCGATATCCGTAACTCGAAAGTCGCGAATCTCGTTCGCGAAATCGAAGAGTTCGGGATCGATGTCCAAGTGACGGATCGACTCGTCGAAAAGAGCGAAGCGAAACGCGAATACGGGATCGACTTACTCGAGATGAGCGAACTTAAACCAGCCGACGTCGTCATCTTCGCCGTCTCGCACGAAGAATACGTCGAGGGTGGCTGGAACCTTGCACAACACTTACTCAAAGTCGGACGCGGTATCGTCGTCGACATCAAAGGGATGTTACCACGAGCAGAACAGCCTGAGGGGGTCCACGTATGGCGCCTCTAA
- a CDS encoding phenylacetate--CoA ligase family protein, with amino-acid sequence MALKEEFYYRSPIFIQNWLTSLYGRKLMQERYGPLYEQKMKELRKKDRTQDYKEEQLDRLNAFLIFVATHTPYYAQLFHEHDIQLPFTSLEQLKTIPILEKETLRQNNDAFMSRVDAPVRGRTGGTSGKSLQVAFMRDDVQERMAHLDYFKERHGFHAGMRRASFTGRTLTAVDQKKPIFWRMNRPLNQLLLSIFHMKEENFPAYLEELNRFQPRALDGTPTAMVEIARYMLKHHIQLDIPLIAIFPTSETVTEEMRSILEEAFGVPVFDQYGSSEGAPIISECSHRKLHLHHETGIIEPYGEDGEVVVTCFTTRGTPLIRYRIGDRMTLSDETCSCGLNGPVIASIDGRGTSYIVSEKRGKVFEGDITTIARELPNSVLRLQVEQHALNHVTLRYIPDAKRFHPKHEQILLNEMRKLLGSDMKIVLEPVEQVKQEPNGKTLIVKQSMK; translated from the coding sequence ATGGCGCTTAAAGAGGAATTCTACTATCGCTCTCCAATCTTCATCCAAAATTGGCTGACCTCCTTATACGGTCGGAAGTTAATGCAAGAACGATACGGCCCTCTCTATGAACAGAAGATGAAGGAGCTTCGGAAGAAGGACCGGACGCAAGATTATAAAGAGGAGCAACTTGATCGTTTGAATGCCTTCCTCATTTTCGTTGCAACGCATACGCCATATTACGCGCAACTCTTTCACGAACATGATATCCAATTACCGTTCACGTCACTGGAGCAGCTAAAGACGATTCCAATCCTTGAAAAAGAAACACTTCGTCAAAACAATGATGCCTTCATGTCCCGCGTCGATGCGCCGGTTCGAGGGAGAACGGGTGGAACGAGCGGGAAGTCACTTCAAGTTGCCTTCATGCGTGATGATGTCCAGGAACGAATGGCGCATCTCGATTACTTCAAAGAACGTCATGGATTCCACGCTGGGATGCGCCGGGCGAGCTTTACTGGACGGACGCTGACCGCCGTCGATCAAAAGAAACCGATCTTCTGGCGGATGAATCGACCACTCAATCAGTTGTTACTATCGATTTTTCATATGAAAGAAGAGAACTTCCCGGCATATCTCGAAGAACTGAATCGTTTTCAACCGAGAGCGCTCGACGGAACACCGACAGCGATGGTCGAAATCGCTCGTTACATGTTGAAGCATCACATCCAGCTGGATATCCCGCTGATCGCTATCTTCCCGACATCAGAAACGGTAACAGAAGAGATGCGCTCGATTCTTGAGGAAGCATTCGGTGTCCCAGTCTTCGATCAATACGGTTCTTCGGAAGGTGCACCAATCATCTCGGAATGTAGTCATCGAAAATTACATCTCCACCATGAGACAGGCATCATCGAACCGTATGGAGAGGACGGAGAAGTCGTCGTCACCTGCTTTACGACACGCGGGACACCGCTGATTCGTTACCGGATCGGTGATCGGATGACACTCAGTGACGAGACATGTAGCTGTGGATTGAACGGACCAGTCATCGCTTCAATCGATGGACGGGGAACGAGTTACATCGTCAGCGAGAAGCGTGGCAAAGTCTTCGAAGGGGATATCACGACGATTGCTCGGGAACTTCCGAACTCCGTCTTGCGTCTCCAAGTCGAGCAGCATGCACTCAATCACGTAACACTCCGGTATATTCCAGATGCGAAACGCTTCCATCCAAAACACGAGCAGATTCTCTTAAACGAGATGCGCAAGTTGCTTGGGTCTGATATGAAAATCGTTCTGGAGCCAGTCGAACAAGTCAAACAAGAACCGAACGGAAAAACGTTGATCGTCAAACAGTCGATGAAATAG